The region CCGATCGTGACAAAAATTTTGCCGGCGACGACGTTTTACCCGGCGGAAGAGTATCATCAAAACTACCATAAGAAAAATCCGGAGCACTACAAACAAGACCGCGCCGCCTCCGGACGCGATGAGTTTATCGCCAAACATTGGGGGACGAAGCGGTGAAGCGGATCGAATCGCCGAAAAACGCGCGCGTCAAACAATGGAAAAAATTGTTGACGAAAAAAAGGCGCGACGAAACCGGGTGGTTTTGGCTTGAAGGGTTTCATCTCGTCGAAGAGGCAGTGAAAAGCAACGCGCCGCTTGTCGAGCTGATTGTCGATGAGCGGACGGACGTCCCGCCCGTCTGGAATGTCACCGGCGTCCCGGTTACAATCGTAACCGAAGCGGTGATGAAGGCGATCAGCAGCACGGAAACCCCGCAAGGAATCGCCGCCGTCTGCCGGCAGCTGTCGTACGAGCTTAAGGGCGTGAAGACGGCTTTGCTCATTGACGCTGTGCAAGACCCAGGCAACCTCGGCACGATGATTCGCACCGCCGATGCGGCCGGCATCGATGCCGTCATCATCGGTGAAGGATGCGTCGACTTGTACAACCCGAAAGTCGTGCGGGCGACGCAAGGGTCGCTGTTTCATCTTCCCATTGTCAAAGGCGATGTGGCGGAATGGATCGCGCGCTTGAAGGAGCAGGACATTCCGGTGTATGGCACTGCCTTGGAGAACGCTGTC is a window of Geobacillus kaustophilus DNA encoding:
- a CDS encoding TrmH family RNA methyltransferase, translated to MKRIESPKNARVKQWKKLLTKKRRDETGWFWLEGFHLVEEAVKSNAPLVELIVDERTDVPPVWNVTGVPVTIVTEAVMKAISSTETPQGIAAVCRQLSYELKGVKTALLIDAVQDPGNLGTMIRTADAAGIDAVIIGEGCVDLYNPKVVRATQGSLFHLPIVKGDVAEWIARLKEQDIPVYGTALENAVNYRTIPRSSSFALLVGNEGGGVRPELLGLTTENVYIPIYGQAESLNVAVAAGILLYSLQAVR